A window of the Planococcus citri chromosome 4, ihPlaCitr1.1, whole genome shotgun sequence genome harbors these coding sequences:
- the LOC135844509 gene encoding uncharacterized protein LOC135844509 — MTSERNQSDENVVSAGGSGPSTATLQQMLAISTSLTNEQNPNPTGPVDKDRMKFFFESLQSIQGSYQDDIEVIKHSLAELKSWSGDNSSLESCTLALQNIMDLVDHIDVASDFMKLNGFAVVSRFLSVDDPEVIRMSAEIIGISCQNHPLCQKAVVDHPKIFPDLFSVLQSSQLKDGVKLKAVFALSSSIQNNPAGHDKFKKLNGYDVFLSILKTADIPLRLRICFVFDCLCSQFPEIKSNLLEKHYVNYLVELLTLIPLEEPKETVLNAMLTFIEGFYDAICECKKEEHNLKPILEYLIAHYKDEVVVEKEKAIRLKEELDRFAPEGEPNLKK, encoded by the exons ATGACTAGCGAAAGAAATCAATCCGATGAAAACGTCGTCTCAGCCGGCGGATCAGGCCCAAGTACTGCTACTTTGCAACAAATGTTAGCTATATCTACTTCTCTGACTAACGAACAAAATCCAAACCCTACCGGACCTGTGGATAAAGAT AGGATGAAATTCTTCTTCGAAAGCCTTCAAAGCATCCAAGGCAGTTACCAAGATGATATAGAAGTAATCAAGCACAGTTTAGCCGAACTGAAAAGCTGGTCTGGTGATAATTCGTCGCTGGAAAGTTGTACTTTAGCGTTACAGAATATCATGGATCTCGTCGATCACATAGACGTAGCATCAG attttatgaaattgaacGGGTTTGCGGTGGTTAGCAGATTTTTAAGTGTTGATGATCCAGAAGTGATTAGAATGTCGGCTGAAATTATCGGTATTTCGTGTCAGAATCATCCTCTGTGTCAGAAAGCTGTCGTAGATCATCCTAAAATATTCCCCGATTTGTTCTCTGTCTTGCAGTCGAGTCAGTTGAAGGATGGTGTTAAATTGAAAGCTGTGTTTGCCCTATCTT CTTCTATTCAGAATAATCCTGCTGGCCACGATAAGTTTAAGAAATTGAACGGCTATGACGTATTCCTAAGTATACTAAAAACTGCCGATATTCCTCTAAGGTTGAGAATATGCTTCGTATTCGACTGCTTGTGTTCGCAATTTCCCGAAATCAAAT CTAACTTGCTCGAGAAACATTACGTCAATTATTTAGTCGAATTATTGACTCTGATTCCTCTCGAAGAACCTAAAGAAACAGTACTTAACGCGATGCTGACATTTATCGAAGGATTTTACGACGCTATATGCGAATGTAAAAAAGAAGAACATAATTTGAAACCAATTCTCGAATACTTGATCGCTCACTATAAAGATGAAGTAGTT gttgaaaaagaaaaagcaatCCGCCTCAAAGAAGAACTCGATCGGTTCGCGCCTGAAGGGGaaccaaacttgaaaaaataa